In Aspergillus nidulans FGSC A4 chromosome IV, a single window of DNA contains:
- a CDS encoding RelA/SpoT domain-containing protein (transcript_id=CADANIAT00000349), with protein MSSVGNTSSSIQDQETVIEQFQAWYEGHRSGYVSIAQESAGRLAQVLGDAGVPHKVEYRAKDIARLRIKVNGRKNDKRYGNVDDVATDIVDLAGVRVLLYFPSDKDRVEKLITENFEVHSSHRITGTKTIEIRRASHGYTPKYPTYCADHYRATLRLKEGREAEPWQSFRLEIQVTTILRHTWAEVGHDWSYKKLKPGGEDEFCCQLLDALSGAVDMGEFFLEQMQKRLMTQKEQADQPFRSHYELGEFLRRWAARNGRAQDLVDVQTLWQVLHYYDYDRPTELLQILAGLDLSSELAQKYEPLPFNLETSIIHSILVSDERYKRERETDAARPTKFQRYKLKVVRDCFIWFGRLFRFNHKWYSLLCSGSVPRRVLENMEWLVNQSMKEGETLSSGDERILDDLFDTFAKHGKLAVQYVFFLARLRVKAFPADGYAMRMVVQPLLKLRAHQRARLY; from the coding sequence ATGAGTTCAGTCGGTAATACCTCGAGCTCGATCCAGGATCAAGAAACAGTTATCGAACAGTTTCAGGCGTGGTATGAGGGGCATCGAAGCGGTTATGTGTCTATCGCGCAGGAGTCTGCCGGGCGGCTGGCGCAGGTTCTGGGTGACGCCGGCGTGCCGCATAAAGTCGAGTATCGCGCAAAGGATATTGCCAGACTGAGAATCAAAGTCAACGGACGAAAGAATGATAAGAGGTATGGTAACGTGGATGATGTTGCCACGGATATTGTTGACCTGGCTGGTGTTCGTGTACTGCTCTACTTCCCGTCAGACAAGGACCGCGTTGAGAAATTGATCACCGAGAATTTTGAGGTGCACTCGAGCCACAGAATCACGGGAACAAAGACCATAGAAATTAGAAGGGCGTCTCACGGGTACACTCCAAAATACCCTACATACTGCGCCGACCATTACCGGGCGACACTGAGACTCAAGGAGGGCCGGGAAGCCGAGCCGTGGCAGTCTTTCCGGCTGGAAATCCAGGTAACGACGATCCTCCGCCATACATGGGCAGAGGTTGGACACGACTGGTCCtacaagaagctgaagccagGGGGGGAGGACGAATTCTGCTGTCAGCTGCTTGACGCGCTGAGCGGAGCTGTGGACATGGGGGAATTTTTCCTGGAACAAATGCAGAAACGCCTTATGACTcagaaggagcaggctgaTCAGCCATTCAGGTCTCATTATGAACTGGGCGAGTTCTTAAGGCGCTGGGCGGCTCGCAACGGCCGGGCTCAGGATCTGGTCGACGTCCAGACGCTGTGGCAGGTCCTTCACTATTACGATTACGACCGGCCCACGGAGCTGCTCCAGATACTGGCTGGGCTCGATCTCTCTTCAGAGCTAGCTCAAAAGTACGAGCCGCTTCCGTTCAATCTCGAGACCTCCATCATCCATTCGATTCTGGTATCCGATGAGAGATACAAGCGGGAGCGCGAAACCGACGCAGCCCGCCCAACCAAGTTCCAGCGGTACAAGCTGAAGGTCGTGAGAGACTGTTTCATCTGGTTTGGACGGCTCTTCAGGTTCAATCACAAATGGTATAGCCTGCTGTGCTCTGGAAGTGTCCCCAGGCGAGTGCTAGAAAACATGGAGTGGTTGGTGAACCAGAGCATGAAGGAAGGCGAGACCCTGTCCTCTGGTGACGAAAGGATCCTGGATGACTTGTTTGACACGTTTGCGAAGCACGGCAAGCTTGCAGTCCAatatgtcttcttcctggccagGTTGCGGGTGAAAGCCTTCCCGGCCGATGGCTATGCGATGCGGATGGTCGTTCAGCCCCTGCTTAAGCTACGGGCACACCAAAGAGCTCGACTCTACTGA
- a CDS encoding uncharacterized protein (transcript_id=CADANIAT00000345), which produces MVSEHNDGIVHPTSIEKEHAPLEAPSKDDTSLARLAAQQEHHLGFWEAVRCYPNAVLWSVLLSTSIIMEGYDIVLIQSFFAQPSFREKYGQYDAGTSSHQITAPWQNGLSNAVSVGTIIGAFANGYFVHKFGYRKVLLASLVTICGFILISFFSPNLPVLLVGQFLCGIPWGVFATMAPAYASEVCPLALRGYLTVYVNLCWAFGQLISAGVQSGFSEKTGQWSYRIPFAIQWAWPCLLFPILWFAPESPWYYVRVGNHDLAEASINRLGSASQRAHSKETLAMMIHTDEIERSIDEGTSYLDCFRGVDLRRTEIACMAFAAQPFCGSAMGGTPTYFFVQAGLPESISFRMSVGGLGIASVGTIFAWFLMRGCGRRTLYLWGLGLLTLVLLAVGFCSVGSNSNASNYAQAGLMLCWLGVYYSTVGPICYAVITEVSSTRLRNKSIVCNSINPEMLNPTAGNWRGKTGFFWGGCSAVFFIWTFFRLPETRRRTFEEIDLLFAKKVDARRFAQYDVDAYGEGQEDIRKQYTGNEGQRFRRHNRISVPFDNSSLHFVYSLPSIDDSMVDLTKSVARDSASVKMTYLLKTQLHSAMRRLRVFGNDSSQPPSVRGTFLGFDLNK; this is translated from the exons ATGGTCTCCGAGCATAACGATGGGATTGTTCATCCTACCTCCATAGAGAAGGAGCACGCCCCTCTCGAAGCTCCCTCTAAGGATGACACATCTCTTGCCCGCCTTGCGGCTCAACAAGAACATCATTTGGGCTTCTGGGAGGCGGTGCGGTGCTATCCAAATGCCGTCCTGTGGTCGGTACTCCTCTCGACTTCGATTATTATGGAGGGATATGATATCGTTCTGATCcagtccttcttcgcccAACCGTCATTCCGAGAGAAATATGGCCAATACGACGCTGGCACCAGTAGTCATCAGATTACCGCTCCCTGGCAGAATGGGCTCAGCAACGCTGTCAGCGTTGGTACCATTATTGGAGCTTTTGCCAATGGGTATTTTGTCCATAAATTTGGCTACCGTAAAGTCCTCCTGGCGTCTCTTGTCACGATCTGCGGCTTTATCTtgatttccttcttttcgCCCAACTTGCCTGTTCTTTTAGTTGGCCAGTTTCTTTGCGGTATACCGTGGGGTGTATTTGCTACTATGGCACCTGCCTATGCCTCAGAGGTCTGCCCCCTTGCGCTCCGAGGTTATCTTACTGTCTATGTCAACCTGTGTTGGGCATTTGGCCAGCTCATCTCTGCGGGCGTGCAATCGGGCTTTTCTGAGAAAACTGGTCAATGGTCCTACCGCATCCCGTTCGCTATACAGTGGGCCTGGCCCTGCCTACTCTTCCCGATCCTCTGGTTTGCCCCCGAGTCGCCTTGGTACTATGTCCGCGTCGGTAACCACGATCTGGCTGAAGCCTCTATTAATCGGCTGGGATCAGCCTCACAAAGGGCGCACAGCAAGGAAACCCTCGCAATGATGATCCATACAGACGAGATTGAGCGATCAATTGATGAAGGAACCTCATATCTCGACTGCTTTCGTGGCGTGGACCTCCGCCGGACCGAGATTGCATGTATGGCATTCGCGGCACAGCCCTTCTGCGGGAGTGCAATGGGCGGAACGCCAACATATTTCTTCGTCCAGGCTGGCCTTCCGGAGTCTATATCCTTTCGCATGTCGGTTGGTGGCTTAGGTATCGCTTCAGTGGGCACGATCTTTGCATGGTTCTTGATGCGCGGGTGTGGACGGCGCACGTTGTATCTATGGGGGCTGGGCTTACTTACGCTGGTTCTCCTCGCTGTTGGCTTTTGCAGTGTTGGGAGCAATTCGAACGCGAGCAATTATGCCCAGGCCGGGCTGATGCTCTGCTGGCTAGGCGTGTATTACTCGACTGTTGGCCCCATATGCTATGCTGTTATTACAGAGGTTTCGTCCACGCGGCTGAGGAACAAGAGT ATTGTCTGCAACAGTATCAACCCGGAGATGCTTAACCCGACTGCGGGCAACTGGCGTGGCAAAACCGGATTCTTCTGGGGGGGCTGCTCGGCTGTTTTTTTCATATGGACCTTCTTCCGCCTGCCGGAGACCAGAAGGCGCACATTTGAGGAGATCGATCTTCTGTTCGCGAAGAAGGTCGATGCTCGTCGCTTTGCGCAGTATGACGTTGATGCTTATGGTGAAGGCCAGGAGGATATCAGGAAACA GTATACTGGTAATGAAGGACAGAGATTTCGGCGACATAATCGAATCAGCGTTCCTTTTGATAACTCT TCTCTTCATTTCGTGTATAGCCTTCCGAGTATCGACGATTCC ATGGTTGATCTCACCAAAAGCGTGGCTCGCGACTCTGCCTCAGTGAAGATGACCTACCTGCTCAAGACGCAGCTCCATTCTGCAATGAGAAGACT GCGGGTATTTGGTAACGATTCTAGTCAACCTCCCTCAGTAAGAGGTACATTTCTCGGATTTGATCTCAACAAGTGA
- a CDS encoding uncharacterized protein (transcript_id=CADANIAT00000348) — MNSCILDMKIPESKVTVVTQTSYQQQDSTIRPPTNDDGGSVTPYNTPIPSAYISPATNAEYPESSSHVFTLQGQQDNGALSMAPAESSLLSPEYGLEQTVPDYTNQISLWESDYGIISAADSPA; from the exons ATGAACTCGTGCATTCTAGACATGAAGATTCCAGAGTCCAAGGTTACAGTGGTCACCCAGACTTCCTACCAGCAACAAGACTCCACGATCCGACCTCCTACCaacgacgacggcggctCAGTAACACCATACAACACCCCGATACCTTCCGCCTATATATCACCAG CGACCAACGCTGAGTATCCTGAGTCCAGCTCTCACGTGTTTACTCTTCAGGGGCAGCAAGATAATGGGGCCCTTAGTATGGCGCCTGCAGAAAGTTCGCTGTTATCTCCAGAGTATGGCTTAGAACAAACCGTTCCGGACTATACCAACCAAATCTCCCTTTGGGAGAGCGACTACGGAATCATATCTGCAGCAGATAGTCCGGCCTGA
- a CDS encoding uncharacterized protein (transcript_id=CADANIAT00000343) codes for MADYPPALAIDDQFRPAVQTQGSMKALFLDDSGMITNKRLQTPLAFLGVVPPRNIEVLTIMDDLALQNEDHMEK; via the exons ATGGCCGATTACCCTCCAGCGCTTGCAATTGACGACCAATTTCGCCCTGCCGTGCAAACACAGGGCTCAATGAAGGCCCTGTTCCTAGATGACTCTGGCATGATCACGAACAAACGGCTCCAGACCCCTCTGGCATTCCTG GGTGTGGTGCCGCCACGGAATATCGAGGTCCTCACCATCATGGATGACCTGGCGCTGCAGAATGAGGACCACATGGAGAAGTAG
- a CDS encoding glycoside hydrolase family 39 protein (transcript_id=CADANIAT00000347) encodes MKFTHSLLIAVGADYVSASAQTVNSQNTSGNAIVDVAARTGQAQFLGSNFIYGFPDNGVEAQVSIPDHFLTGIKFNACRAGGAQIAAGGWGSGGYAEYIGRFNSTLSNYRSTRKYNGEFILLLHDLWGADGGSSPDDLVPGDNGDYTEFQKFLAQVKKDIEANDMLDGLIIDIWNEPELEIFWKRSWEQYLDYYVHATGLVRTVITGPSFAHAPTIDSTYWNSWASVVAGSRTLPDIYSWHQIGVWEREPDRSVADFKALLNLYGLPDKPIDLNEYAWTTEQNPANSAFYLAQLERHNVRGLRANWGSGGGLHDYLANLVYKSESDGEYQPNGEWHLYNYYANMTGDRVATTAAADRQFDVFATASCGEVKILAGTRSAQAAYDVIVRGLPKLGFPRRGEIGVRILRFDWNGQFADVGGPVDQGCSHYPVQDGQLTFTVDPPTNSTAFAFEISPHGKC; translated from the exons ATGAAGTTCACCCACTCCTTGTTGATTGCCGTCGGGGCAGATTATGTATCAGCGAGTGCGCAGACAGTCAATTCCCAAAATACAAGTGGAAATGCCATTGTGGATGTCGCAGCCAGAACCGGCCAGGCCCAGTTCCTGGGATCCAACTTCATCTACGGATTCCCTGACAATGGCGTCGAAGCGCAGGTTTCCATCCCAGACCACTTTTTGACGGGAATCAAGTTCAATGCCTGCCGCGCCGGTGGAGCGCAAATTGCTGCCGGTGGTTGGGGATCGGGCGGCTACGCTGAGTATATTGGCCGGTTCAACTCGACCCTATCCAACTACCGTTCCACTCGCAAGTACAACGGCGAGTTTATTCTTTTGCTCCACGACCTCTGGGGCGCTGACGGGGGCTCATCTCCggatgatcttgttcctGGTGATAATGGGGACTATACGGAGTTCCAAAAGTTCCTGGCTCAGGTCAAAAAGGATATCGAAGCTAACGATATGCTGGACGGGCTCATTATCGATATCTGGAATgagccggagctggaaaTCTTCTGGAAACGGTCCTGGGAGCAGTATTTGGACTACTATGTGCACGCCACCGGGCTCGTGAG GACGGTCATCACCGGTCCCTCCTTTGCCCATGCGCCAACTATCGACAGCACATACTGGAATAGCTGGGCTAGCGTTGTCGCCGGCAGCCGAACCCTTCCGGATATCTACTCGTGGCACCAGATTGGCGTCTGGGAGCGCGAGCCAGACCGATCAGTTGCAGACTTTAAGGCACTTCTGAACTTATACGGTCTACCGGATAAACCCATCGATCTGAATGAATACGCATGGACGACCGAGCAGAATCCTGCCAATTCGGCCTTCTACCTCGCTCAGCTTGAACGACACAATGTCCGCGGCCTGCGCGCGAACTGGGGTTCTGGCGGTGGACTTCACGATTACCTTGCGAACTTGGTCTATAAGAGCGAAAGCGACGGCGAATATCAACCCAACGGCGAATGGCATCTGTACAACTACTACGCGAATATGACAGGGGACAGGGTGGCGAcgacggcagcggcggaTAGGCAGTTCGACGTCTTTGCAACTGCATCGTGTGGCGAAGTCAAGATTCTAGCTGGAACCCGATCTGCCCAGGCCGCATACGATGTCATCGTCCGCGGCCTGCCGAAACTGGGATTTCCCCGTCGTGGCGAGATCGGCGTTCGGATCCTGCGATTCGACTGGAATGGCCAGTTTGCTGATGTCGGAGGTCCGGTGGATCAGGGCTGTTCCCATTATCCCGTCCAGGATGGACAG CTTACATTTACCGTTGATCCTCCAACCAACTCGACGGCTTTTGCGTTTGAGATCTCTCCTCACGGAAAGTGCTAG
- a CDS encoding glycoside hydrolase family 31 protein (transcript_id=CADANIAT00000344), whose product MIQGLDDKLVYTFDAETLWIEPWGPNAIRVRSTRSRQIPDQNWALLNQPSTSAIINVQSNGTGVIQNGKIQASLSETGKIQVQNSKGKLLLQEYVRNRKDVKDPKCSAIEVEAREFRPILNSESFHLTARFESVSTEEMLFGMGQYQQPFLDLKGHQLELAHRNSQASIPFLVSSLGYGLLWNNPSVGRCFLGRNIMSFESESTTTLDYWVVVGDTPADIVETYAANVGKVPMMPEYGLGFWQCKLRYQTQEELLQVAREYKRRELPIDLIVIDFFHWPLQGDWRFDPTYWPNPAAMVKELRGMGIELMVSIWPTVDKRSENYRKMLEKGFLIRTDRGVRTAMDFQGDTIHFDATHPGARAYVWEKCKTNYYDYGVRAFWLDEAEPEYKAYDFDNYRYYQGPNTAIGNIYPLEYARAFYEGMEQAGQKNIVNLVRCAWVGSQKYGALVWSGDIASSWESFQHQLVAGLHMGLCGIPWWTTDIGGFHGGNPSDSKFRELFVRWFQWATFCPVMRLHGDREPRQPVQGTTGGASCASGADNEVWSYGLEVYEICKKYMLLREALRDYTRGLMRSAHLKGSPVMRTLFYEFPEDPECWRIGTQYMYGDRYLCCPVLQDGQRQLKSYLPALRSGKWVPFQNDDAVKEAYPGGQWIEICAPLHWMPVFERSQVKDAVVVKMGEIKKPGADGLSLPKKSGREYTR is encoded by the exons ATGATTCAAGGTTTGGACGACAAGTTGGTCTACACCTTTGATGCAGAGACTCTGTGGATTGAGCCATGGGGGCCAAACGCCATTCGAGTCCGCTCCACTCGCTCGCGGCAGATCCCTGACCAGAATTGGGCGTTGCTCAACCAGCCTTCGACATCGGCAATCATCAACGTTCAGTCCAACGGGACGGGCGTGATACAGAATGGCAAGATTCAAGCAAGCCTTTCAGAGACTGGGAAAATCCAAGTACAGAACTCCAAAGGAAAGCTTCTATTGCAGGAGTATGTCCGCAACCGGAAGGATGTGAAGGATCCCAAGTGCAGTGCCATCGAGGTGGAGGCACGAGAATTTCGACCCATCCTGAACAGCGAGAGCTTCCATCTGACAGCTCGATTCGAGAGCGTCAGTACGGAGGAAATGCTGTTCGGTATGGGACAGTACCAGCAGCCCTTCCTCGACCTCAAGGGGCATCAGCTAGAACTCGCCCATCGTAACTCTCAGGCGAGCATTCCCTTTCTGGTTTCATCACTAGGCTACGGGCTTCTCTGGAATAATCCCTCAGTGGGCAGATGCTTTCTTGGCCGGAACATCATGTCTTTCGAATCTGAGTCCACCACTACCCTGGACTATTGGGTCGTTGTTGGCGATACCCCTGCCGATATTGTTGAGACGTACGCGGCCAACGTCGGAAAGGTGCCCATGATGCCCGAGTATGGTCTGGGATTTTGGCAATGCAAGCTCCGGTACCAGACACAGGAAGAATTGCTTCAGGTGGCTCGCGAGTACAAGCGCCGCGAGCTGCCGATTGACCTGATTGTCATCGATTTCTTCCACTGGCCGCTCCAGGGAGATTGGCGGTTCGATCCAACCTACTGGCCAAATCCAGCTGCGATGGTCAAGGAGCTGAGGGGAATGGGGATTGAGCTAATGGTCAGTATATGGCCCACGGTGGATAAGCGGAGCGAGAACTACCGCAAAATGTTGGAGAAAGGGTTTCTCATCCGCACCGATCGAGGAGTCCGTACGGCGATGGACTTTCAAGGAGATACCATACACTTTGACGCAACTCACCCAGGTGCGCGAGCATACGTCTGGGAGAAATGCAAAACAAATTATTACGATTATGGCGTCCGTGCCTTCTGGCTTgatgaagcagagccagagtaCAAGGCCTATGACTTTGATAATTATCGATACTACCAAGGACCAAACACAGCAATTGGAAACATCTATCCACTAGAATATGCACGGGCATTCTACGAGGGGATGGAACAGGCTGGGCAAAAGAACATCGTGAACCTGGTCCGGTGCGCTTGGGtgggcagccaaaaatacGGAGCCCTTGTGTGGAGTGGCGATATTGCTTCATCTTGGGAAAGCTTTCAGCACCAACTTGTTGCAGGCCTCCACATGGGATTATGTGGCATTCCGTGGTGGACAACAGATATTGGAGGTTTCCATGGGGGCAACCCTTCAGATAGCAAGTTCAGAGAACTTTTTGTCCGATGGTTCCAGTGGGCTACGTTCTGCCCAGTCATGCGGCTGCATGGAGATCGGGAGCCCAGGCAGCCTGTTCAGGGCACTACCGGGGGCGCTTCCTGTGCTAGTGGCGCCGATAATGAAGTCTGGTCATACGGGCTCGAGGTATATGAGATTTGCAAGAAGTATATGTTGCTGCGGGAGGCTCTACGGGATTATACTCGCGGTCTTATGCGGTCTGCGCATCTCAAAGGGTCTCCTGTTATGCGTACGCTTTTTTATGAATTCCCGGAAGACCCAGAATGCTGGAGGATTGGTACCCAGTACATGTACGGTGATAGATATCTTTGCTGTCCGGTACTCCAGGATGGTCAGCGTCAGCTCAAATCCTACTTGCCTGCACTGAGGAGCGGAAAGTGGGTGCCATTCCAGAACGACGATGCTGTGAAAGAGGCATATCCTGGTGGACAATGGATTGAGATCTGCGCACCATTGCATTGGATGCCAGTGTTCGAGCGG TCCCAGGTTAAGGATGCGGTTGTGGTGAAAATGGGGGAAATAAAGAAGCCGGGTGCAGATGGGCTGAGCTT ACCTAAAAAGTCTGGTAGGGAGTATACAAGGTAG
- a CDS encoding uncharacterized protein (transcript_id=CADANIAT00000346) — protein MDPVPYSPSRGGCSIQCHLCQTTFTRQEHLSRHLRSHNAEKPFHCVKCGKSFSRLDVLHRHSQLHRYKRNASEGRGGSSSRACKECALSRVRCSRGSPCDRCSVKEIQCEYPVPRKRKSQSGLGQTGSLPQTAESGFYLSDVSSFQLHSSQQTLNNSIIDGLPSTSHLLGEESESQAPNAGITQDWLPLQQSGTLASASPGLVSEGHWIGSLTSVNWLSPESNHFPEAQFEDLLLPKGKDGTTARVESMDRLGEHASQTNRNNAVPVGQGNTNATQPSTPLWTPSGTGQALTAGQSTCTDTTDTPTVRHSEGVYYVEGSAGRAPFQGRSSWRARMTSRWSIGNASAEQGVPDSESSIRSRGHYVSETIYQSCRERLEAESNHFGLGIDMDSIPQLGEMQDLVNLYFDGFHPSYPFLRKSQSIFVKSSCWILLLAVAATGSRYSTEARHHKLGESLVDMVDQLVSMRLQNPVLAGSDPTWKPCAGSDEGSLDTVTLQAALLNSISLLHCGKEHGVRRALRRRFYFFEAYHALKQATSIKRRSSQLREGTEEDTFQHWVDTESLIRTSWMIWFLDCIALYQFRHAPLIQLGDSKAPLPCHEDLWDVSSLTEGFSNADHQSGSFYSLGPFEQTYNLSKADFDIALLIVTLLEALELLHMEKTLPPKLGNFSTTIIIFGICRRNQEATVQHQTNLTLWLPSAQKQSRPPLHPIEEAWPPTVSSLSRWRSSACDCLDILHWNANSIAASVGGWEHPTILHLHLARLLLLAPVQHIETLGSESTISHTPQTSSSTAYTIARYHTLRWAIRDQYKARLCLVHAGALFWHVRRYSSNSFLEPFSVYTATLVIWAYSMAMHTMRGQGREKAILSETHLSPRDPVQQEAPCLEEIGLDDKSSDSDAEVMVIQLDRPCDDEIVQNFVRFGHTMSARMHRVGDIQEQSAPRRILKQGLRLLTGALSDSDRAVPSWGVEKSFIDSLNTFIELPMVTSKNDRLPG, from the exons ATGGATCCGGTCCCCTACTCACCATCACGCGGAGGGTGTTCGATCCAGTGCCATCTCTGCCAAACAACATTCACTCGGCAAGAACATCTCAGCCGTCACCTCCGCAGCCATAATGCAGAAAAACCGTTCCATTGTGTGAAATGCGGCAAATCATTCAGCCGCTTGGACGTGCTTCACCGCCATAGTCAGTTGCATAGGTATAAGCGTAACGCGTCAGAAGGTCGAGGTGGGAGCAGCTCGAGGGCTTGCAAGGAGTGCGCGTTGAGTCGCGTCCGCTGCTCCCGAGGAAGTCCCTGCGACCGCTGCTCAGTGAAGGAAATTCAGTGTGAATATCCAGTAccgcggaagagaaaaagcCAATCCGGGTTGGGTCAAACTGGCTCGCTTCCTCAGACAGCAGAGAGCGGCTTCTATCTCAGCGATGTCAGCTCTTTCCAGCTTCATTCGTCCCAACAAACTCTGAACAATTCGATAATTGATGGCCTCCCGTCAACTTCACACTTGTTAGGCGAAGAGTCGGAAAGTCAGGCCCCGAATGCTGGAATTACACAGGATTGGCTGCCGTTGCAGCAATCCGGCACACTGGCCAGTGCGAGTCCTGGGTTGGTTAGTGAAG GCCACTGGATTGGGAGCCTGACGTCTGTGAATTGGCTCTCCCCCGAAAGTAATCATTTCCCAGAAGCTCAGTTCGAGGATTTACTGCTGCCAAAGGGCAAGGACGGAACTACCGCGCGGGTTGAGAGTATGGATAGACTGGGTGAGCACGCTTCTCAGACAAATCGCAACAATGCTGTCCCCGTGGGTCAGGGGAATACCAATGCTACCCAGCCCTCAACGCCGTTGTGGACGCCCTCGGGAACCGGACAAGCATTGACGGCTGGCCAATCCACGTGCACTGATACAACTGATACGCCGACAGTGCGACATTCCGAAGGCGTGTACTACGTGGAAGGAAGTGCCGGACGGGCACCATTTCAGGGGAGATCAAGCTGGAGAGCTAGAATGACTTCTCGCTGGAGCATCGGTAATGCGTCGGCCGAGCAAGGGGTACCAGACTCTGAGAGCTCCATAAGGTCAAGGGGGCACTATGTGTCCGAAACGATCTACCAATCCTGTCGTGAAAGACTCGAGGCAGAGTCAAATCACTTCGGGCTTGGGATAGATATGGACAGTATCCCGCAGCTCGGTGAGATGCAGGACCTGGTAAATCTCTACTTCGATGGTTTCCATCCATCTTATCCCTTTTTACGCAAAAGTCAGTCCATTTTTGTCAAGAGCTCATGCTGGATTCTGCTCTTGGCTGTGGCCGCAACTGGGTCGCGATATAGTACTGAGGCTAGGCATCACAAGCTCGGGGAGTCTCTTGTTGATATGGTAGATCAGCTTGTATCGATGCGGCTGCAAAATCCTGTATTGGCGGGCAGTGATCCGACGTGGAAGCCATGTGCTGGGTCTGACGAGGGGTCTCTGGACACCGTAACCCTCCAGGCCGCGTTGCTGAATTCTATATCCCTTCTGCACTGTGGAAAGGAACACGGCGTTCGACGTGCCTTGCGCCGGAGATTTTACTTTTTCGAAGCCTACCACGCTCTGAAACAGGCCACATCCATAAAGAGGAGGTCATCGCAGTTACGAGAAGGAACCGAGGAAGATACCTTTCAACATTGGGTAGACACAGAGTCGCTTATCAGGACGAGTTGGATGATCTGG TTTCTTGATTGTATTGCCCTATACCAATTTCGCCACGCTCCGCTGATTCAATTGGGAGACTCAAaagctcctcttccctgTCATGAGGACCTCTGGGACGTTTCCTCACTAACCGAGGGTTTCAGCAATGCAGACCATCAATCAGGTTCGTTTTATTCACTTGGTCCCTTCGAACAGACCTATAACCTGTCGAAGGCTGACTTTGATATCGCATTACTGATAGTTACCTTGCTGGAAGCCCTTGAGCTGCTCCATATGGAAAAGACATTACCTCCTAAGTTGGGAAATTTCAGCACTACGATCATCATCTTTGGCATCTGCCGTCGTAATCAAGAAGCCACCGTGCAGCACCAAACCAACTTAACCCTTTGGTTACCCAGCGCGCAGAAACAGTCGCGCCCTCCGTTGCATCCGATAGAAGAGGCATGGCCGCcaactgtctcctccctgTCCAGGTGGCGAAGCAGCGCTTGCGATTGCCTTGACATCTTGCATTGGAACGCAAATAGCATAGCTGCGAGTGTGGGTGGCTGGGAACATCCGACGATtctgcacctccacctcGCGCGACTTCTGCTGTTGGCTCCGGTACAGCACATCGAGACACTTGGTAGCGAGTCAACGATATCTCACACTCCCCAAACTTCCAGCTCGACTGCATACACGATAGCTCGATACCACACCCTCCGCTGGGCAATCCGCGATCAGTATAAGGCGAGACTCTGCCTTGTTCACGCAGGAGCCCTATTCTGGCACGTTCGACGATACAGCAGTAATAGCTTTCTGGAACCATTTAGCGTATATACTGCCACGCTTGTCATTTGGGCATATAGTATGGCAATGCACACCATGCGAGGCCAAGGCCGCGAAAAGGCGATTCTTTCCGAAACTCATCTAAGCCCGCGCGATCCCGTGCAGCAAGAAGCGCCGTGTCTTGAGGAGATCGGTCTGGATGACAAGAGTAGTGATAGTGACGCTGAGGTGATGGTTATACAGCTCGACCGCCCGTGTGATGATGAGATTGTTCAGAACTTTGTTCGCTTTGGGCACACCATGTCCGCGCGCATGCATCGGGTTGGGGATATCCAAGAACAAAGTGCACCACGACGGATCCTCAAGCAGGGTCTACGGTTGTTAACCGGCGCCTTATCAGATTCTGACAGAGCAGTCCCTAGTTGGGGTGTGGAAAAGTCCTTCATTGATTCCCTAAATACCTTTATTGAGCTCCCGATGGTCACTTCAAAGAACGACAGGTTACCTGGATGA